From a region of the Halolamina sp. CBA1230 genome:
- a CDS encoding transcription initiation factor IIB family protein: MSTTRSTGCPECDGRLTADGDETVCASCGLIVSTDRLDRGPEWRSFEDDDRNPARCGAPLTRSRHDRGLSTEIGRDGRGKNRKWSRLRRQHRRTQIRSKRERNQVYGFTEIRRLMGALELPDRIRDQSCSLFESAQNEDLLRGRSIEGFASAAVYAACRVAGVSRTTAEVLDAAKATADEHRAAYDAMNRELGLPVSAAEPAEFVARFASELDLGQAVRRRARDLAEEAVESGHANGRNPGGVAAGALYLAARRENETVTQAEAAAVADVTSVTVRTTYQALQD; the protein is encoded by the coding sequence ATGAGCACGACGCGCTCTACGGGATGTCCGGAATGCGACGGGAGACTGACCGCCGACGGCGACGAGACGGTCTGTGCGAGCTGCGGGCTGATCGTCTCGACGGACCGGCTCGACCGCGGCCCCGAATGGCGGAGCTTCGAGGACGACGACCGCAACCCTGCGCGGTGTGGCGCCCCGCTCACTCGCTCCCGCCACGACCGGGGGCTCTCGACGGAGATCGGGCGCGACGGCCGCGGGAAGAACCGCAAGTGGTCCCGCCTGCGCCGTCAGCACCGCCGGACGCAGATCCGCTCGAAGCGCGAGCGCAATCAGGTGTACGGGTTCACCGAGATCCGACGGCTGATGGGGGCGCTCGAACTCCCCGACCGCATCCGCGACCAGTCCTGTTCGCTGTTCGAGTCCGCACAGAACGAGGACCTGCTGCGCGGGCGCTCGATCGAGGGGTTCGCCAGCGCGGCGGTGTACGCCGCTTGCCGGGTCGCGGGCGTCTCTCGCACGACTGCGGAGGTGCTCGACGCGGCGAAAGCCACCGCCGACGAACACCGTGCGGCCTACGATGCGATGAACCGCGAACTCGGACTGCCCGTCTCGGCGGCCGAGCCCGCGGAGTTCGTCGCGCGCTTCGCCAGCGAACTCGACCTCGGGCAGGCGGTCCGCCGGCGCGCCCGCGACCTCGCGGAGGAAGCGGTCGAGTCGGGTCACGCCAACGGGCGCAACCCCGGCGGCGTCGCGGCGGGCGCGCTCTACCTCGCTGCCCGACGCGAGAACGAGACGGTCACGCAGGCCGAGGCCGCCGCCGTGGCCGACGTGACGTCTGTCACCGTTCGGACGACGTATCAGGCGCTACAGGACTGA
- a CDS encoding ParA family protein → MSATTAALVGAAGGTGTTRTCLELAGALAAAGEDVAVVDAAYDMQGLARHFSGRIDPDMTELVTDGGDRPLAEALVEYEPDAERAALDTDELPEPGRIACLPARAPFERLARAKTAEAAQELERRIDEAASEFDRVLVDTPPLGSNPAVAAVTAAERVAVVTPASERGVDAAQMLRGRLQDVETSADAVVAVDRTGAAAFPENDADAVLPQFDAGTPAGLETEAGVDALAVAADAVLDRELDLPLAEGGLVEAVDSLRD, encoded by the coding sequence ATGTCGGCAACGACTGCGGCGCTGGTCGGCGCGGCCGGCGGCACAGGGACGACCCGAACGTGTCTCGAACTCGCTGGCGCACTCGCGGCGGCCGGTGAGGACGTGGCGGTCGTCGACGCCGCCTACGACATGCAGGGGCTCGCCCGCCACTTCTCGGGGCGGATCGACCCTGACATGACCGAACTCGTCACCGACGGGGGCGACCGACCGCTCGCCGAGGCGCTGGTCGAGTACGAACCGGACGCCGAGCGCGCCGCGCTCGATACGGACGAACTCCCCGAGCCGGGGCGGATCGCCTGCCTCCCGGCTCGGGCGCCGTTCGAGCGACTCGCACGGGCGAAGACAGCCGAGGCCGCTCAGGAACTGGAACGCCGGATCGACGAGGCGGCGAGCGAGTTCGACCGCGTGCTGGTCGACACGCCGCCGCTGGGTTCCAACCCGGCGGTCGCGGCCGTCACGGCCGCCGAACGGGTCGCCGTCGTCACTCCGGCCTCGGAACGTGGGGTCGACGCGGCGCAGATGCTCCGCGGTCGCCTGCAGGACGTCGAGACGAGCGCTGACGCGGTGGTCGCGGTCGACCGCACGGGCGCGGCGGCGTTCCCCGAGAACGACGCCGACGCGGTGCTCCCCCAGTTCGACGCGGGGACGCCCGCCGGCCTCGAGACCGAGGCGGGAGTCGACGCGCTCGCCGTCGCTGCCGACGCCGTTCTCGACCGTGAGCTCGATCTGCCGCTCGCGGAGGGCGGACTGGTGGAGGCGGTGGACTCGCTGCGCGACTAG
- a CDS encoding P-loop NTPase, producing the protein MILAVASGKGGVGKSTVAYNLAAALDAIVVDGDLGMANLPADRGPTLHDVLAGRADPQEAVQAGPVTVLPCGRSLAGARAADVSNLGDALAPVEREHGTVVIDCPAGLRADVGVPLAVADAAVVVAAPEPFALADALRTRELARELDAPLSAVALNRVVDDPPTPTVRSALGAPVASIPADPRLGRSIEAEEPVVDAAPASEPAAAVSSLAAQVERNS; encoded by the coding sequence GTGATCCTGGCGGTCGCGAGCGGAAAAGGCGGCGTCGGGAAGTCGACGGTCGCGTACAACCTCGCGGCCGCGCTGGACGCGATCGTCGTCGACGGCGACCTCGGGATGGCGAACCTCCCGGCCGACCGCGGGCCGACGCTGCACGACGTCCTGGCCGGGCGCGCCGACCCACAGGAGGCCGTCCAGGCGGGGCCCGTGACCGTGCTCCCCTGTGGCCGCTCGCTGGCGGGCGCCCGCGCGGCCGACGTGTCGAACCTAGGCGACGCGCTGGCTCCGGTCGAACGCGAGCACGGAACCGTCGTGATCGACTGCCCCGCCGGACTGCGCGCGGACGTGGGCGTGCCGCTGGCGGTCGCTGACGCCGCCGTCGTCGTCGCCGCGCCGGAGCCGTTCGCGCTCGCGGACGCGCTCCGCACCCGGGAGCTGGCCCGGGAACTCGACGCGCCGCTGTCGGCCGTGGCGCTGAACAGGGTGGTCGACGACCCGCCGACGCCGACGGTCCGCTCGGCGCTCGGCGCGCCCGTGGCGTCGATCCCGGCCGACCCGCGGCTCGGCCGCTCGATCGAGGCCGAGGAGCCGGTCGTCGACGCCGCGCCGGCGAGCGAACCCGCGGCCGCGGTCTCGTCGCTGGCGGCGCAGGTCGAACGGAACAGTTGA
- a CDS encoding HIT family protein — MSEDCIFCSIVAGDIPGRIVRETNHAVAFLDANPLAPGHTLVVPKQHYGRLNEIPGDEAADLFDAVHDLSAAVEDAVDADAVSIGINDGEAAGQEVPHTHVHLVPRFEGDGGGPFHAINPSSEQPSEDELDEIAEAVRER; from the coding sequence ATGAGCGAGGACTGCATCTTCTGTAGCATCGTCGCCGGCGACATCCCTGGCCGGATCGTGAGAGAGACCAACCACGCCGTCGCGTTCCTCGACGCGAACCCGCTCGCGCCCGGGCACACCCTCGTCGTGCCCAAGCAGCATTACGGGCGCCTGAACGAGATCCCGGGCGACGAGGCCGCCGACCTGTTCGACGCGGTCCACGACCTCTCCGCGGCCGTCGAGGACGCCGTCGACGCCGACGCGGTCTCGATCGGGATCAACGACGGCGAGGCGGCGGGCCAGGAGGTGCCCCACACGCACGTCCATCTCGTTCCGCGGTTCGAGGGCGACGGCGGCGGCCCGTTCCACGCGATCAACCCCAGCAGCGAGCAGCCATCCGAGGACGAACTCGACGAGATCGCCGAAGCGGTACGCGAGCGGTAG